Below is a window of Electrophorus electricus isolate fEleEle1 chromosome 1, fEleEle1.pri, whole genome shotgun sequence DNA.
TGTGAACGTTACGGTCCGGACAGCGGAGAGTCAATGCTCTTATGACATAGACTcctaaaaggaaagaaaaacaacacgTGACCTGGCCACAGAAAACAAACTCATtggcaacaccaccaccaccaccaccaccaacgtAGTTCACTAGGGGTTTCATCCTACTACATAAGAGTGTTATAATTAACTTAGTGGAATTTATGCATCATGGGAGGACAGTCAGGAGACGTGATATATAGCAGTGACTTTACGGTTGATGAGGAGGCAGTGATGAGACTCCTtgggacagaaaaaaaaaaaggtcatacaGGCAACGCTAACATTCACAGCATTAACTATCTTCTGCTTGATAAGGCAAACCACTGAAAGAGCACTGAATGCAGGAAACAAATCACAGCAGACGTAGAGTAACACCACCAAGTTTTTACTCAATCACCTTGTTAAAGTTGTAACAATAAATGATGCCAACATGAACCCATCACCGTTTTTACACTAGCACCATAAATAAAgcatttccatttaaaaataagcacATTTCTCAATTTAACCTCTTTAAGTATCATATCACTAATAAGTAACACCTGCATACGAGTGGTTTTCTTCAGTGTTTTACCCCATGTACCATTTTCTGTAACATAAAATTGCGAGCACTAAAACATCACattcaaagatttttttttttaataatttaaaaagataatAAGCAAAAGATGCTACTTGAATTCCAGGGAtgttgtgggtttgtgtctttCTTCAAAGGCATAAGCGAGCTGAGCGTTCAGTGGGGAAGTGAAAgaccaccatcaccacacaGCTGTAGACATCTGGCCTTGAGTCCCAGTGAGGCAATTCCTTTTTGTGCAATGGTGCAGAAGCATAAAGCCCtgcaaaaatgctttttgtttgcaGTCAGTGATTTTCACGCACGACTCCAGCACGCAATCACGCATCTGCACCTGAGATAACAACTTTGCAGGCTTGTCTAATTAAAAGCTCCCATTGTAAGATCTACTGCTCTGGAAGTCCGAAAAAAGCCAAACTAAAGATAAACTTGACCACATTTACACCACAAACATCCATCTCACTTGTGCAGATCTTTGCTCTCCCAGAGAGCCTGCATCTCACTACGAGTTCAACCTGACACCTGGTGGTTAAAGCCAATCACTACAGTCAAGTGATGACCATGAACCTGAGCCAATTACGATAAAgtattaaaaagtaaatatatctATCGCTAAGCATTTTAACCTGATAATTATTTCATGCTATACTATTCTAGGtcaattttaaaatacactgaTACCCATTAGGCTTTGTATTAGCAGGCTACTGAAGAGTGCGCAGGAGGGCCGTGTCAGGGCTCGAACCCTTAGCGCGTGCACTGCCCTTCCCCGAGCCTGTGTCGAGTCCATCTGCTTCCACTTATGCGAGTGCTGCCGAGAGCCCGGGACAAGGGAGGAAAAGGCCTCCCTTCGGCTCGCACATGGTGCCTTTCTAGTGGTATGCGAGGATAAAGGAAGCATGGACACACTGCAGAGCAGGAAACGGTGGAACAGTACACGTCCACATGCCACCGCTGGCCACTCCGCTGCCTAACTGTAGCTGATGTAACTGTAACGGGGCACATCGAAAGGAAGGCAGGCCTGTTGAGGAGGTGGGGAAACCGTGGGGGGGGGCTTGAAGTGCGCAGGCTGAATTGGCGGTAAATTTAGCTACAGCGAGAGCCTCGAGGCAGAACGTAGTAGTTCAAAAGCCTGATAATGCTGTCTGGTCGCGAGGAAAACATCAGCTCTATCTGCAGGCTAACAAGCGCTGTGCTGTATACCATCTGACTCATAGGACATTTACTAAGAAAATTCAACATTTCCCCCATTTATAAGAACCACCTAATTTATCAGAacatttgattacatttattacaacGTAAACAAAGACCAAGTACAGACAAACAGAACTGTCCAATTTTCCCCCATTTAGCATGATTAATTTGTATTCACATATTTTGCACATACAGTAGCTGTTTTCTTCCAAGTTTGTTATTATATATAAGccttatacatttaatttattgctCATTTTTCTCCCACTTTATTCTGTTTCCAAATAAACGTAGTCCACGTGTGAATGTGGAAGCTAGTGCCTGTCAAAACCATCTTATCCAAAGTCTCTACCTGTCACACGAGGTTCAAAGGTGAACTCCAGCTGCTGCACCCAGGCCAGATCACAGAAGGCTTTCGCTGGTTTATGAGGCGCGGACTGACACAAGCAATAAGACTAATATACAAACTCAGCTTTGGGTGTATCTTATCTTGGGTATATGTGTTATcttttgaaataataaacacaaaccctGTCAGAACAAACTTCAGTTTCACACAGCTTCTGgctatttttaattataaaatctATACAATGTGTCCTTCAAATCTATGTAAAACCTTATGATGGGCTGTTCTCAGATCATTGATTACTTAGAGGTAGAGCTAAAACTTGATGGCACTTATTGGCTACAGGTTAAAACCTAAGGAGAAAGACTGTAGTCCCTGACTGTAAAACACTACATAGTGGAgagtaaaatgttaataaatagcTCAATGCATTACAGTATAAACACAgagaattgaaaaaaaaatatcaaaagatGTGGTAGAGTCTCCATTGCATTGGCTCCAACATTCCTCAGCCAGCCTAATGACGCCATGTAAATAACCCAACAagtttacacacatgcaaaaatcaCCTGAGGAATATGTGGTCTACGTATGTGTTGATCATTGATCAGTGATTGTATTATTGCTCGTCATATTAGTTTCCACATATGCAAATACGGGAATCAGTGTCTCGCCGTTTGGAGGACTTCAAACCATCTGGGGTCAGCGGGTCCTTCTCCAGTACACGACGGCCGCGACGAAGGCCACCGCGGCAACGAGGGCCACGGTGCGCCACCTGGACACGCTGCGGATGACGCCCTCCTGCAAAACACGGGGAAAGCACGAGCGTCAGTGCCGACGGAAGCCTTTGCTCCGTTCCACTCCCCTTTCGACACCCGTACCTGTGTTAATACGGAACCACGTTAATGTGCAACCACAGAATATTTGCCTGTGGTTTGCATGCGAGAGGCAGGCCTTTGGGGCGTGGCACCTGCCCAGACTAACAGTGTTGGGAAAAGGCATGCTAATTTGTGGAAATTTCAATGGAACAAGCCTTGCTTCTCATACTTCCCTTATTTAACCCCTGACCACAGACAAGAGTTTCTGTCGTAGATGCTGGTCTCTAGAACTCGGCTGCGTTAGGATGGCGAAAAAGAAGAAGCTGGTGTTTTCACTTGAACGAGATACTTGTGACATAACAGCCAGCTAAAACCGCCAATCTTGTGCACGCTCACACTCTCCACCCCTGGCCTCATGCACACAGCTGGGCTGAAAGGTCGAGGCCTGTTGCCAGGATCCTCAGCTCAAGCAgcatcctccatcctccatccaGCACAGCATCCTCCATGACGCTGGGCCCGTTTGAAGACCCAGAGAGCGCTCGTACTGCTGCCTTTACGGTCACGTCTGGCGAACCTCTTCCAGGCATGGAGAGCTTTCTGggccacacatgcacacagcgcATCGCTAAGGGTGGAACGGCCTGCTTCTCATGTCAGGCAGAACCATAAGCAGGAGTCAAAACAAGATATCTAGAATTTGCATAGCAAAGCAAAAAACCTGCCCACCCTCTGCTTCATTTTATCTGCCCTGCAGTAATTATTATGGTGGCAAGAAGCCTCACTacttctgtatgtatgtgtttgtgtgtgtgtacacatttcgTTAAACAAGTTGTAATTGGTTTCTGCAATTATAATGACTGTTGGAGGGGAATGAGGAGGCCTGCCAAgttcacccacacacaagtgCTTGCGGTTCACAtgtgacttttgtttttgtttactgtgtaatCCTGGGAGGGGGTAGCCATGATTATGTATACAGCACATGTGTGTCTGGTGCACAGTGGGTCAGTGGGTTTGGGCGTGTAGTCCTGAATGGAATGCGTCTGAATTTGCACCCTTTTGCTTCCTGGCACTTGAGTGggtgcgtctctgtgtgtggtggcctTCATCCGCGTCGACCTGTGTGGTTCTGTACGGgtggccaaacacacacacacacacacacaacaaaacttACCCATCCTCCCTGCTGTCTGATCCATGAGGAAATGTTCTCCCTGATAAACTGTAATACCCAGCTAATGATGGTCCTGATGACTTCAAAGTGTTGCTGAGTCAGTGCCTAGGGGCAAACAGGGCGCTGGTTAGTCCAGTAGTTTCTGTGATGTCTATACAGTACGTTTCCTGTATCACTTTACCATGTTGGAACAATCATGAGGTCATTTCAAAGCAAGTATATGTACATGGCAATTACATGgcaattaaacaacaaaaataaactgctttagtaaatgaaacacaaataagaCAAGTACCTCTTAAAAATATAAGGTTGCTCAGAAATGCCACCTGGTCATTCTTTATATCAAGTTGTTGGAGCTGCCATTATCCTCTGGGGCATCTCAAGCCAAATTCATGCACCCAAGCTGTTAGAGCCTGTCAGACCTTTAGCATGACCTAAACCTACGGCATTATGGTAGGAGAGCTTTACCTTGTAGATGAGTCGATATGCCAGGTGAAAGAGAGCCACCACACGTCCCCAGTTAATGCCATCTGTGAAGATATTCCTGGCCACCGTCATGAACACATCCTGAGCACAGTTGGCCTCCACGGTGTTGATCAGGCTGTCCACAGGCATAAGCTGATTAGTCCCAAGACCTCAGGACAGCAATACTCTGTGCATTCCAAATGAATGCTacataataacaattattaaagAGTTGTATTTcaatatattataattaataaataatttaaatcatgttatgataaaataaataagaggGAAATCTGGATATGTTAACTACATATTAGGTAGATTAAAACTATATACAGCCACAAGTGCTATAGTTTCTCTAGTCATGACAGCTCAAGACAACTGATCTTCACCAGACTCTACAACAATTATAATTCAGCTAAATGCTTCTGAAATTGTGCCCTTGCTGTGGTTTGGGTCGGGTAGCCTTCTTGGAGGTGGTGATCACGCAGTATTTATAGTATTTCACTATtaatcagaaggctgccagttcaagttcccactgttgagcccctgaggaaggcccttaaccctcaattgcccaaattgtactcagtcataattgtaagtcactttggataaaagcgtcagctaaatgccataaacataCTGTACTATCCCCTGTTAATTTGATTTAAACAGGAGAACACTGAGAAATGTTTAGTGGCATGTTGCAACCAATAAATATGTAACAATGGCAGCTGAACTCGCACTtctaaaacagaaaaaccaaaacgaAACAAAAATTCGAGGGTAATTGTTACTGTTGAAGCTCAGCGTTGCGGTTCAGATCATCAGCGATCCTAAGGAGCTGATCGACGACCTCCTTCACATGGGGATCGGATCCCTCGTCGGCTGTTCCCCCGAGGGCCACCGGACTCACCTGCATGGCTGGGTTCTCCGCATTAAACCGCTCGATAACATACCTTCACACGAACACAAACCACAGGCAAATGAATGGACAGCGAGACAGGAAATGGGACCGCAACACACCATAATTTAATAAGtgaacatgtttaaatatacaaatctgcaataaacaaatgtatacaaTATACCCTCTCAGTACTATTGCGCCTTCCTCTATAATCCTATCATCCGTAACATCTGgagggaaaacagaaaattacaaaaatattaatcaaCTACATCACTTATATTCCTCAACATCTGTAAGTACCTCCGATATTTGTTTCCCTCTATTTGCAAAGCGACCCTTTCATCCAACAGGGAAACCTGGATCGACTACCACCTCTGGGTGTGACGTAACAACTTCCCAAATGTCATTCATTTGATACATTAGAGGGGCAGAAACTTGCGTAGACATCACAGAAACTAAGGCTGATCCAGACCAAAGACGCATTCCAGCATCCGCAACATTTTCCCTCTAATGTGTCGCCTGTGCGCCCTGAGCAGCACTCGGCCTATCTCGGCCCAGGCCGGAGAGGGGACGCCTGTGTCGACGTCTCGTTGGTTCGGTTCGAACTCTTACCTTCGCCGCCCGTGGCTCCTAACGATTCACCGTCGTCCGTTCTATCGTTTTCATGAGCGTCTGCCATTGTTGTGCTAATGTAAAGTTTTTTACGAGGCTGGACGGCCCACCCAGCCCGACTCTGCTTCGCCTGAGTCGGAGTGGAGATCTGATTTTTAATGACCGACAAACTCGcagagaaacaacagaaaaactGCTTTAAGCTGTCGTTGTCGGTAGCTAACTACGTCCACCGCTTTGGCGCACCATCAAAATAACTCAAAGTTGCTCAAAGTTAGGCGAGAGTGAAAGCgctagctggtaacttcagaAGTTTCGCGTCCGTTTAAGGCATAAAAACGAGGAAGTCGTACGGAAATGGGCCTGTGACGGCACGTTGGCCATGGTTTATAAGAAGAGGGCGGACGGTGTTTTACGCGTGTGTCCTCAGCTATTTATGGATCAGTTCAAATTGAATTCGTAACTTAAAACAGACTTTAGAGGTAGCCTGGCATTAGACTAGATTTCTATCGGAAACGCTGTTGGCACGCTAGTCTGCGTAGAATTCATTGCTGCTTAGAGGAAAAAGTCAAAGGATTTATAAAATTagtttgttaatttattaatatgaattagcgtgttcatttattaatataaatgagGTCGTTTAATCTTATTCTTGTCCGCACCGACTATACATAAAACAACTGTTAGACTGGAAAATCTTGCAATGAGTATAAAGGCATGCGTTCTCGCCATGTTCTGAATCTACTCAGATCTAGCATACCCAGGGCCAAAATT
It encodes the following:
- the zgc:153993 gene encoding apoptosis regulator BAX produces the protein MADAHENDRTDDGESLGATGGEDVTDDRIIEEGAIVLRGYVIERFNAENPAMQVSPVALGGTADEGSDPHVKEVVDQLLRIADDLNRNAELQHLINTVEANCAQDVFMTVARNIFTDGINWGRVVALFHLAYRLIYKALTQQHFEVIRTIISWVLQFIRENISSWIRQQGGWEGVIRSVSRWRTVALVAAVAFVAAVVYWRRTR